Proteins from a genomic interval of Armigeres subalbatus isolate Guangzhou_Male unplaced genomic scaffold, GZ_Asu_2 Contig982, whole genome shotgun sequence:
- the LOC134204929 gene encoding uncharacterized protein LOC134204929 produces the protein MTLSRGKRFLLFPRNALLLVTIAAAKILIFRYPAASYGLIEWDLLYPLPDYTNRITQFQFGEIFTKPNGPVLLPPTPPQPTTTSAPPPPAVPLEHSHHEHHHGHEVSEMELQSYLKDHPETWVPPGYGKDRSDWIAPNSYNPYQKHRISPINDSYKRRNQTNFNRMGRAADGLSDNDFLVEEDTHNISQHRDWESFYHYRERRDLYHAMEHALGKSHRLQIKTCVLRAICEARNLLRPKKKSMIVEMARLMFSVPLKDDLQDDYSEAMRHDNLDCTAVYGDKCAVSILSMLLFGKFEPSFE, from the exons GTTACGATTGCAGCAGCAAAAATTCTTATATTTCGTTATCCAGCGGCGTCTTATGGTCTTATAGAGTGGGATTTGTTATACCCTCTTCCAGATTATACAAACCGCATTACGCAATTCCAATTCGGCGAAATATTTACAAAGCCAAATGGGCCGGTGTTACTTCCTCCAACGCCTCCACAGCCAACAACGACATCAGCACCACCCCCACCCGCAGTTCCACTGGAACATTCCCACCATGAACACCACCACGGGCATGAAGTATCGGAAATGGAGCTACAATCGTATCTCAAAGATCATCCAGAAACGTGGGTACCTCCGGGATACGGCAAAGATAGATCGGACTGGATCGCACCGAACTCCTACAATCCATATCAGAAACATCGCATTAGCCCTattaatgattcatacaaacgaCGCAACCAGACGAATTTCAATCGCATGGGGAGAGCTGCTGATGGTTTAAGTGATAACGATTTTTTAGTAGAGGAAGATACGCACAACATCAGCCAACATCGCGATTGGGAAAGTTTTTATCATTACCGCGAAAGGCGAGATTTGTATCATGCCATGGAACATGCTTTAGGGAAAAG CCACCGGTTGCAGATAAAAACATGCGTTTTGCGAGCCATATGTGAAGCACGAAATCTACTCCGTCCAAAGAAAAAGTCCATGATTGTGGAAATGGCCAGGCTTATGTTCAG TGTTCCATTAAAAGATGACCTTCAAGATGACTACAGTGAAGCGATGAGACATGACAATTTGGATTGTACAGCTGTTTATGGCGACAAATGCGCCGTGAGTATTTTGTCGATGCTTCTGTTCGGAAAGTTTGAACCTTCGTTCGaataa